One Variibacter gotjawalensis genomic window, ATTTCTCATCGACATGAAGAACAGCCCGGGAATTAAAGTGAGCCCGATCGGCCAGATGACCGGCCGCGGCGACTTCAACGAAGTCGTGTTCGAAGACCTGTTCGTGCCGGACGATCACGTGCTCGGCGAAGTCGACGGCGCCTGGAAGCAGGCGACTAGCGAACTCGCTTACGAACGCTCCGGCCCGGAGCGTTTCCTCGAGACGTCCTACGTCCTCACCGAACTGATCCGCACGCTCGGCCCCGAGCCAGATACGCGCGGCGCCGAAGGCCTCGGCCGCCTCGTCGCGCAGCTGCACACGCTGCGCCGCATGTCGGTCTCTGTGAACGGCATGCTGCAAGCCGGCAAGGAGCCGGTGGTTGAGGGCTCGCTGGTGAAAGACCTCGGCACGATCTGGGAACAGAAGCTGCCGCACAAAGTGCGCGATCTCGCGGCCTTTTCGGAAGGCGAAGCCACCAACCGCGCAACGCTGGAAGAGCAGCTGATCTACGCCACCGCGACGGCGCCGAAGCTGACGATCCAGGGCGGCACCACCGAGGTGTTGCGCGGCATCATCGCGCGCGGGTTGGGGTTGCGGTAGCCCCAATCTCAGCTGTCATCCCGGCCAAGCGATGCGCGAAGCGCAGAGTGCGAGCCGGGATCCATAATCCCCAGTATCAACGATAAGCACTGGGAATATGGATCCCGGCTCGGCTCGGTCTGCGCGTTGCGCATTCCTTCGCCGTCCGGGATGACAGCCGAATGTGTTGATCGCATCCCGGCACATCGCTAAAAGCCGCGCATGTCCGAAAAACCTGCGCGCTCTTTCGACCACGTCGACACTTGGGTGTTCGACCTCGACAACACGCTGTACTCGCATCATCTCAACCTCTGGCAACAGGTTGACGATCGCATTCGCAGCTACGTGTCGGAGTATCTGAAGGTCTCGAAGGAAGAGGCGTTCCGCGTCCAAAAGGACTACTACAAGCGCTACGGCACCACGATGCGCGGCCTGATGACCGAGCACGGCATGGAAGCCGACGACTATCTCGCCTACGTTCATCTTATCGATCACTCGCCGCTCAAGCCGAATCCCGAACTTGGCGCCGCGATCGAAAAACTGCCGGGCCGCAAACTGATCCTCACCAACGGCACACGCGCGCATGCCGACGCGATCACCAAGAAGCTCGATATCCACACCCACTTCGAAGACGTGTTCGACATCGTTGCGGCCGATCTCGAGCCTAAGCCCGCGAAACAGACCTACGACAAGTTTCTCAAGCTGCACGGCGTCGAGCCGAAGAGCGCCGCGATGTTCGAAGATCTCGCGCGCAATCTCACGGTGCCGCACGAACTCGGCATGGTGACGACGCTCGTGGTGCCGGACGGCACGCGCGAAGTCTTGCGGCAGGATTGGGAAATGGAGGGCCGCGGCGAGCCTTACGTCGATCACGTCACCGACGATCTCACCGGCTTCCTCGTCGCGCTGCGTTAAACCCGCCGGATTGACGGTGCCCTGACCGCGCGCTCTAACACCCGCAACGAAGAAATGCGGGAGCAGCGCGACATGAAGACCTATAAAATTGCAGCCATTCCGGGCGACGGCATCGGCACCGAAGTCGTGTCGGCCGGCGTCGAGGTGCTGCAGGCGCTGGCCAAGCGCGACGGCGGCTTCGCATTCAAGGTCGATGACTTCGATTGGGGCTCCGAATACTACAAGAAGCACGGCATCATGATGCCCGAGAACGGCCGCGATCAAATCAAGGATCATGACGCGATCCTGTTCGGCTCGGCCGGTGCGCCGGATGTGCCGGACCACATCACGCTCTGGGGCCTGCGCCTCGCGATCTGCCAACCGTTCGATCAATACGCCAACGTTCGTCCGACGCGCATCCTGCCCGGCATCACGAGCCCCTTGCGCAACGTCAACGACAAGGAGCTCGACTGGGTCATCGTCCGCGAGAATTCCGAAGGCGAGTATGCGGGCGTCGGGGGCCGCGCGCATAAGGGACTTCCGATCGAAGTCGCGACCGACGTCGCGATGTTCACCCGCGCCGGTGTCGAGCGCATCATGCGCTTCGCCTTCCGCCTCGCGCAGTCGCGGCCGCGCAAGAAAATCACCGTCGTGACGAAGTCGAACGCGCAGCGCCACGCGATGGTGATGTGGGACGAGATCGCGGTCGAGATCGCGAAAGAATTTCCTGACGTCGAGTGGGACAAGATGCTCGTCGACGCGATGACGATGCGCATGGTGATGCGCCCGGAAACGATCGACACGGTCGTCGCGACAAACCTGCATGCCGATATTCTCTCGGATCTCGCGGCCGCGCTCGCCGGCTCGCTCGGCATCGCGCCGACCGGCAACCTCAATCCGGAACGCATCTTCCCGTCGATGTTCGAGCCGATCCACGGCTCCGCCTTCGACATCATGGGCAAAGGCATCGCCAACCCGATAGGCACGTTCTGGTCTGCCGTCATGATGCTGGAGCATCTCGGTGAGCCGAAAGCCGCGGCGCGGCTAATGCGCGCAATCGAGCGCGTCACGGCCGATAAAAGCCTGCATTCGCCGGATCTTGGCGGCAAGGCAACGACCCGCCAGGTCACCGACGCGGTGTGCGCCGCGCTCGCGGGCGACAACGAATAGCGCTACAAAAGGCGCAAGATAACGGGAGGACTTATGCAACGCCGTCACCTTTTGGCTCTCGCCGCTCTCATGCCTTTCGCGGTCGCGACTGCCGAGGCGCAGAACTATCCGGCCAAGCCGATCACCCTCATCGTCCCGGCAGCGGCCGGCGGTCCGACCGACACGGTCGCGCGCCTTGTCGCCGAGTCGATGAGCCGCACGCTCGGCACAAACGTGATCGTCGAAAACATTGGCGGCGCCGGCGGCACCATCGGCATGGCACGCGTCTCGAAGGCGCCGGCCGACGGCTATACGATCGCGGTCTGGCACGTCGCGCAGGCGACCGCGCCGGCGCTGTACGACAATCTGCCGTATCACGTGATCAATGACTTCGATCAGATCGGCCGCATCACCGACGTACCGATGACACTCGTCGCGAAGAAGGATCTTCCGGCAAAGACGGTCCCCGAGATCATCGCCTGGATGAAGCAGAACGGCACCAAGGTGAGCTACGGCCACGCCGGCATCGGCTCGGCCTCGCATCTCTGTGCGCTGAAGCTCGACAAGGAACTCGGCATCAAGATGACGGGCGTCGCCTATCGCGGCACCGGGCCGGCGATGAACGATCTGCTCGGCGGCCAGTTCGACATCATGTGCGACCAGACGACCAACACGACGAACCAGATCAAGGACGGCAAGATCAAAGGCTATGCGGTGACGATCAAGCAGAAGGTCTCGTCGCTGCCGGACCTGCCGACGCTTGACCAGTCGGGACTGCCGGGCTTCGAAGCCTCCGCGTGGCACGCCGTGTATGCGCCGAAGGGGTTGCCAAAGGACGTGACCGACAAGCTCGTCGCGGCCCTGCAGGCTTCGCTCAAAGACCCGAAGGTGGTCGAGCGCTTCGCCAGCCTCGGCACCGATCCGGTCGCGCAGGATCAGGCGACGCCGGCCGCGCACAAGGCGTATCTGACCGAAGAGGTCGAACGTTGGACCGCGCTTTTGAAAGCCGCGGGCGCGAAGGGGAATTAGAGGCTAGCCCTCAATCGCAAAACCCTCATCCTGAGGAGCGGAAGGCCAGCATACGCTGGCCTTTTGCGTCTCGAAGGATCGAGGCCGGAATATCGCTGAAGTCGCCCGCCCATCCTTCGAGACGGCGCTTCGCGCCTCCTCAGGATGAGGGCGGAATTTGCGCCGTCTCCGTTGACTCATTTGCCGTTTCTAGGCACGACGGGGCCTCGCATTCGGGGAAACGACCACACTTCATGATCAATAAGATCGTTCAGACCATGGCCGAGGCCATGCAGGGCATTCGCGACGGCTCGACCGTGCTGATCGGTGGTTTCGGCAGCGTCGGCCAGCCGAATGAACTGCTCGAAGGCCTTATCGAACAAGGCGCGACCGATCTCGTCTGCGTTGCCAACAACGCCGGCACCGGCCATGTCGGCCTCGCGCGCCTGATGGAACTCGGACGCGTGCGCAAGATCATCTGCTCCTTCCCGCGCAGCACCGGCTCGGTCGTCTTCGAAGAACTCTACAAGGCCGGCAAGCTCGAACTCGAAATCGTTCCGCAGGGAACGCTCGCCGAGCGTATGCATGCGGCAGGCGCCGGCATCCCGGCCTTCTTCACGGCGACCTCGGTCGGCACGCCGCTCGCGAAGGGCAAGGAAGAACGCGAATTCAATGGCCGCCGTTACGTGATGGAAGAAGCGATCTTCGCCGACGTCGCGCTGGTCGAAGCGTGGGAAGCCGACCGCTGGGGCAACCTCACGTATCGTTCCTCGGGCCGTAACTTCAATCCCGTGATGGCGATGGCCGCGAAGCTGACGATCGTGCAGACCCAGCATGTCCGCAATCTCGGCGAGATCGATCCCGAGCGCGTCGTCACGCCGGGCATCTTCGTCAATCGTGTACTGCATGTTCCGTACGGCGATCCGCCGATCAATCCGTAGGAGACAAACGATGTCGCAAGCCTACAAACCTTATGACCGCCGCCAGATGGCCGCGCGCGCCGCGAAGGATATCCCGGAAGGCTGGTACGTCAATCTCGGCATCGGCCTGCCGACGCTGGTCGCAGACTTCGTCCCGGTCGAACGCGAGGTCGTTTTCCACTCCGAGAACGGCGTTCTCGGCATGGGCCCGGCACCGAAGGACAACGAGATCAATCCGTGGCTCATCAACGCCGGCAAGGCGCTGGTCACGCTGCGCAACGGCGGCTCGTATTGCCATCACGCCGACAGCTTCGCGATGATCCGCGGCGGCCACATCGATCTCTGCGTGCTCGGCGCATTCCAGGTCGCCGAAAACGGTGACATCGCCAACTGGGCGACGTCCGAGAACGACACTGCACCGGCGGTCGGCGGCGCGATGGATCTCGCGGCCGGCGCAAAGAATTTGTGGGTGCTGATGGAGCACACAACGAAGCAAGGCGAGCCTAAGCTCGTGCGCCAATGCTCGTATCCACTGACCGCGCCGGGCGCGGTCTCGCGTGTCTACACCAACCTCGCCGTGCTCGATGTCACGCCGGACGGCTTCCTCGTCCGCGACATGGTGCAGGGCCTGACGCTCGACGAACTCCAGCGCGTGACGGACGCGCCGCTGAAGCTCGCGACACAGTAAGCATCTCTCCGCCTCATCCTGAGGAGCCGCGCAGCGGCGTCTCGAAGGATGCGGCGGCCCGGGCCTCAGTCCTTCGAGACGCGGCTGGATCGCTTCGCGACCTGCCGCTCCTCAGGATGAGGATTGATGTCAGTCGTTTTGGAGAAGGAAAGATTATGTCCAAGGACCTCGCCGCCACCATCGAAGCGGCCTTCGAGGATCGCAACAACGTCAACGCCGGCACCAAAGGTGCGGTGCGCGAGGCCGTCGGCGAAGCCCTCAACCTGCTCGACAGCGGCAAGGCCCGCGTTGCCGAGCCGCGTGACAACGGCGAATGGCATGTCAATCAGTGGCTCAAGAAGGCGGTGCTGCTGTCGTTCCGCCTCAACGACATGAGCGTCATCCCGGGCGGTCCCGGCAACGCAAACTGGTGGGACAAGGTGCCGTCGAAATTCGCTGGCTGGAACGACAACCGCTTTCGTGACGCCGGCTTCCGCGCCGTGCCGGGCGCGGTCGTCCGCCAGTCGGCCTACATCGCGCCGAACGTCGTGTTGATGCCGTCCTTCGTCAATCTCGGCGCCTATGTCGACACCGGCACGATGGTCGACACCTGGGCGACCGTCGGCTCGTGCGCGCAGATCGGCAAGAATGTGCATCTCTCGGGCGGCGTCGGCATCGGCGGCGTGCTCGAGCCGCTGCAGGCGAACCCGACCATCATCGAGGACGATTGCTTCATCGGCGCACGCTCGGAAGTTGTCGAAGGCGTTGTCGTCGGCAAGGGCTCGGTGCTTGCGATGGGCGTCTTCATCTCGTCGTCGACGAAGATCATCGACCGCGACACCGGCGAAATCTTCGTCGGCCGCGTGCCGCCCTACTCGGTCGTCGTCTCCGGCAACCTGCCCGGCAAGCCGCTTCCGAACGGCCAGCCCGGCCCGTCGCTCTACTGCGCCGTCATCGTGAAGCGCGTCGACGAGCGCACCCGTTCGAAAACCTCGATCAACGAACTTCTGCGCGACTAATCCACCACACTCGGCCCAAAACAGGTGGAAACGGCCCTTCCGGCCGTTTCCAGGCGCTCGGCTGCGGTCTATTTCTACCGTCAGTAGAAAAGCTGCGTCGATTCGCCAATCAGGAAAGGGCCTCAGATGGATTTCGCCTACCTCTTCACGCGCTCAGACGGACGCATCAACCGGAAGCCCTTCTGGATGGGCATCTTGGTGATGATCGCGATCTCGATCGTCGTCATCGGCCTCCTCGCTTTCACGGTCGGCATGGTCGGGCGCGGCGCGAAAATCGTCGTCTTCATCGTCCAGCTGCTGTTCCTGTACCCATCGTACAACCTGATGGTGAAGCGGCTGCACGACCGCGACCGTCCGGATTTCTTTGCCATCATCATGCTGGCGCCCGCGCTCGTGAACGGCCTGTTCGACGTCCTCGGCATCACGGGCAATCCGTTGAACATGGGCCCGCTCGATTACCTGCTGGGCATCGTCCAGCTCGGCATCGGTATCTGGTCGCTCGTCGAACTCGGCTGCTTGCGCGGCACCGTTGGCCCGAACCAGCACGGCCCGGACCCGCTGCAAGGCCAGCCGTAGCAGTCCAAGTCTTCGGAGACGAAAAGCCGGCGCCGCAAGCGCCGGCTTTTTTCATGCCTTCAACGCGGCCTCGATCGCATCGGCGAACACTTGCGCGCCGAGTACGATATCCTCGTCCGACGTATTCTCGGTCCAGTGATGGCTGATGCCGCCGATCGACGGCACGAACATCATCGCGGCCGGAATCTCGCGCGCCATGTACTGCGCGTCGTGACCTGCTCCGCTCGGCATCCGCATATGCTTGCCAGGCGCTGACTTTTCGGCTGCGGCATCGAGCGCCTTCTGCAAACCCTCGTTCATCAGCGCGGGAGTCGAAGCCGATCGGCGGTCGACTTTCAGCACGCAGCGCTCGGTTTTGTTCGCGGCAGCGCAAAGCTCCTGCAGCGCCACGTCCATACGCTCGAGCACTTTCGGATCGGCGTCGCGGAGTTGGAATAGCGCTTCGGCGCCGCCCGGAATCACGCTCGGCCCACCCGGGTCGAGCGTGATGCGGCCCGTCGTCCACACCGAGCGTGGACCCGCAATTTCCGGAAACTTTTTGTCGATCGCCGCCAGCAAACGAACCAGCGCCAAGCCGGCATCGCGTCGCCGCGCCATGCCGGTCGTGCCGGCGTGATTCTGCTCACCCGTCACCGTGATTTTGTATTGCCAGATTGCGACGATCGCCGTGACGACGCCGATCTTGAAACCGGATTGTTCGAGCGTATCGCCCTGCTCGATATGCGCTTCGAAAAATCCGCTGTGCCGTTTCGTATCGATATGCACGCGCGGACGTCCCGCGTAACCGGCGCGTTTGAGCGCATCGCGCATCGTCTCGCCCGTGGTGCGATCTCGCGCGTGATCGATGTCCTCTTCTTTCAATATGTCCATGAAAGAGCGGCTGCCGAGGAAGCTGCCGAAATGCCCTTCCTCGTCGCACAGCACGACAACATCCACACCGTTCGCCGACCCGGATTCCGCAATCGCGCGCGATGCTTCGAGCGCATAGATGACGCCGAGCGGCCCATCGAGCCACCCTGCATGGTTCTGCGATTCCAGATGCGAACCCGACAGCATGATGCGGCCTTTGGCCGGGCTACGGCCGAGAATATTCCCGATCCCGTCGACCTCAGCCGTGAGCCCGGCTTCCCGCATGCGGTCGACGGTCCACTCGCGCGCGGCGATATCGACATCCGAGAAGGTCGGCCGATGCACGCCGGTTTTGTACTCACCAAAGGTGCGCAGCTTGTAGAGGTCGGCGAGGACGCGGTCGGGCTTGATAGCGGGCATGTGAACTCCGTTCTTATTCGGGCGATTGAAGCAGACTTTGCCATTTCGTGTGAAGACGTTAGACGAAAGGCGCACGACCAAAGGGGGAATGCCCTTGGGTTGTGGCGGCAGGCGGGATTCGCATAATACGGCCCCAACGAGGGCCAGAACGGCTAGTGGGAGTGAAACGATGTCCGAAGCAGTGCACGAGGTTCCGGCCGCCTGGGCGAAACGCGCTTACATCGACGATGCAAAGTATCAAGCGATGTACCAGCGCTCGATCGACGACCCGAACGGTTTTTGGGCCGAGCACGGACAACGCATCCACTGGATGACGCCGTTCACCAAGGTCAAGAACACCGACTACAACGGCGACGTCTCGATCAAGTGGTTCGAGGATGGCGTCACCAACGTCGCCTACAATTGCATCGACCGGCACCTGAAGAACCGCGCCGACCAGGTCGCGATCATTTGGGAGGGCGACGATCCGTCCGAGTCGAAGAAGATCACGTATCAGGAACTGCACGACGAAGTGTGCCGGATGGCCAACATCCTGCGCCTCCGCAACGTCGAGAAGGGTGACCGCGTCACCATCTATATGCCGATGATCCCGGAGGCGGCTTACGCGATGCTCGCCTGCGCGCGCATCGGCGCGATCCACTCCGTCGTGTTCGGCGGCTTCTCGCCGGACTCACTGGCGCAGCGCATCACGGATTGCGAGTCGAAATGCATCATCACGGCCGACGAAGGCCTGCGCGGCGGCCGCAAGGTGCCGCTCAAAGCCAACGTCGACGCCGCGATTGCGAAGAGCGGCGGCGTCGATCACGTCATCGTCGTGCGCCGCACCGGCGGCGCGGTCGAGATGGATCCCGTGCGTGACGTTTGGTACCACGAGGCCGCCGACGTCGTGACGGCCGAATGCCCGTGCGCCGAGATGAACGCCGAAGACCCGCTGTTCATCCTCTACACGTCGGGCTCGACCGGTAAGCCGAAGGGCGTGCTGCACACGACGGGCGGCTATCTCGTCTTCGCGTCGATGACGCATCAATACGTCTTCGACTATCACGACGGCGACATCTACTGGTGCACGGCCGATGTGGGCTGGGTGACGGGCCACTCGTACATTCTCTACGGACCGCTCGCCAACGGCGCGACGACTCTGATGTTCGAAGGCGTGCC contains:
- a CDS encoding pyrimidine 5'-nucleotidase, encoding MSEKPARSFDHVDTWVFDLDNTLYSHHLNLWQQVDDRIRSYVSEYLKVSKEEAFRVQKDYYKRYGTTMRGLMTEHGMEADDYLAYVHLIDHSPLKPNPELGAAIEKLPGRKLILTNGTRAHADAITKKLDIHTHFEDVFDIVAADLEPKPAKQTYDKFLKLHGVEPKSAAMFEDLARNLTVPHELGMVTTLVVPDGTREVLRQDWEMEGRGEPYVDHVTDDLTGFLVALR
- a CDS encoding tartrate dehydrogenase, yielding MKTYKIAAIPGDGIGTEVVSAGVEVLQALAKRDGGFAFKVDDFDWGSEYYKKHGIMMPENGRDQIKDHDAILFGSAGAPDVPDHITLWGLRLAICQPFDQYANVRPTRILPGITSPLRNVNDKELDWVIVRENSEGEYAGVGGRAHKGLPIEVATDVAMFTRAGVERIMRFAFRLAQSRPRKKITVVTKSNAQRHAMVMWDEIAVEIAKEFPDVEWDKMLVDAMTMRMVMRPETIDTVVATNLHADILSDLAAALAGSLGIAPTGNLNPERIFPSMFEPIHGSAFDIMGKGIANPIGTFWSAVMMLEHLGEPKAAARLMRAIERVTADKSLHSPDLGGKATTRQVTDAVCAALAGDNE
- a CDS encoding tripartite tricarboxylate transporter substrate binding protein BugD — encoded protein: MQRRHLLALAALMPFAVATAEAQNYPAKPITLIVPAAAGGPTDTVARLVAESMSRTLGTNVIVENIGGAGGTIGMARVSKAPADGYTIAVWHVAQATAPALYDNLPYHVINDFDQIGRITDVPMTLVAKKDLPAKTVPEIIAWMKQNGTKVSYGHAGIGSASHLCALKLDKELGIKMTGVAYRGTGPAMNDLLGGQFDIMCDQTTNTTNQIKDGKIKGYAVTIKQKVSSLPDLPTLDQSGLPGFEASAWHAVYAPKGLPKDVTDKLVAALQASLKDPKVVERFASLGTDPVAQDQATPAAHKAYLTEEVERWTALLKAAGAKGN
- a CDS encoding 3-oxoacid CoA-transferase subunit A, with the protein product MNKIVQTMAEAMQGIRDGSTVLIGGFGSVGQPNELLEGLIEQGATDLVCVANNAGTGHVGLARLMELGRVRKIICSFPRSTGSVVFEELYKAGKLELEIVPQGTLAERMHAAGAGIPAFFTATSVGTPLAKGKEEREFNGRRYVMEEAIFADVALVEAWEADRWGNLTYRSSGRNFNPVMAMAAKLTIVQTQHVRNLGEIDPERVVTPGIFVNRVLHVPYGDPPINP
- a CDS encoding 3-oxoacid CoA-transferase subunit B; translated protein: MSQAYKPYDRRQMAARAAKDIPEGWYVNLGIGLPTLVADFVPVEREVVFHSENGVLGMGPAPKDNEINPWLINAGKALVTLRNGGSYCHHADSFAMIRGGHIDLCVLGAFQVAENGDIANWATSENDTAPAVGGAMDLAAGAKNLWVLMEHTTKQGEPKLVRQCSYPLTAPGAVSRVYTNLAVLDVTPDGFLVRDMVQGLTLDELQRVTDAPLKLATQ
- the dapD gene encoding 2,3,4,5-tetrahydropyridine-2,6-dicarboxylate N-succinyltransferase — translated: MSKDLAATIEAAFEDRNNVNAGTKGAVREAVGEALNLLDSGKARVAEPRDNGEWHVNQWLKKAVLLSFRLNDMSVIPGGPGNANWWDKVPSKFAGWNDNRFRDAGFRAVPGAVVRQSAYIAPNVVLMPSFVNLGAYVDTGTMVDTWATVGSCAQIGKNVHLSGGVGIGGVLEPLQANPTIIEDDCFIGARSEVVEGVVVGKGSVLAMGVFISSSTKIIDRDTGEIFVGRVPPYSVVVSGNLPGKPLPNGQPGPSLYCAVIVKRVDERTRSKTSINELLRD
- a CDS encoding DUF805 domain-containing protein: MDFAYLFTRSDGRINRKPFWMGILVMIAISIVVIGLLAFTVGMVGRGAKIVVFIVQLLFLYPSYNLMVKRLHDRDRPDFFAIIMLAPALVNGLFDVLGITGNPLNMGPLDYLLGIVQLGIGIWSLVELGCLRGTVGPNQHGPDPLQGQP
- a CDS encoding Zn-dependent hydrolase, with translation MPAIKPDRVLADLYKLRTFGEYKTGVHRPTFSDVDIAAREWTVDRMREAGLTAEVDGIGNILGRSPAKGRIMLSGSHLESQNHAGWLDGPLGVIYALEASRAIAESGSANGVDVVVLCDEEGHFGSFLGSRSFMDILKEEDIDHARDRTTGETMRDALKRAGYAGRPRVHIDTKRHSGFFEAHIEQGDTLEQSGFKIGVVTAIVAIWQYKITVTGEQNHAGTTGMARRRDAGLALVRLLAAIDKKFPEIAGPRSVWTTGRITLDPGGPSVIPGGAEALFQLRDADPKVLERMDVALQELCAAANKTERCVLKVDRRSASTPALMNEGLQKALDAAAEKSAPGKHMRMPSGAGHDAQYMAREIPAAMMFVPSIGGISHHWTENTSDEDIVLGAQVFADAIEAALKA
- the acs gene encoding acetate--CoA ligase, with protein sequence MSEAVHEVPAAWAKRAYIDDAKYQAMYQRSIDDPNGFWAEHGQRIHWMTPFTKVKNTDYNGDVSIKWFEDGVTNVAYNCIDRHLKNRADQVAIIWEGDDPSESKKITYQELHDEVCRMANILRLRNVEKGDRVTIYMPMIPEAAYAMLACARIGAIHSVVFGGFSPDSLAQRITDCESKCIITADEGLRGGRKVPLKANVDAAIAKSGGVDHVIVVRRTGGAVEMDPVRDVWYHEAADVVTAECPCAEMNAEDPLFILYTSGSTGKPKGVLHTTGGYLVFASMTHQYVFDYHDGDIYWCTADVGWVTGHSYILYGPLANGATTLMFEGVPNYPTNSRFWEVIDKHKVNTFYTAPTAIRALMQAGDEPVKKTSRASLRLLGSVGEPINPEAWEWYYRVVGDNRCPIVDTWWQTETGGILITPLPGATKLKPGSATRPFFGVKPQIVDAEGKPLEGAVSGNLCITDSWPGQMRSVYGDHQRFIETYFKTYPGKYFTGDGCRRDEDGYYWITGRVDDVINVSGHRMGTAEVESSLVLHEKVSEAAVVGYPHDIKGQGIYAYVTLMNGVEPSEELRKELVAHVRKDIGPIAAPDKIQFSPGLPKTRSGKIMRRILRKIAEDDFGNLGDTSTLADPAVVDDLVNNRQNKKS